One Bufo gargarizans isolate SCDJY-AF-19 chromosome 4, ASM1485885v1, whole genome shotgun sequence DNA window includes the following coding sequences:
- the LOC122935569 gene encoding RNA-binding protein 25-like, producing MSPERDRRRERPTEREGETGGKTGGKTQEQRTVQRERRKEWPRKKGESGRRRGKERQEERRRSREQSREKEGESGQERKKERAAMRERRRESGQERKKERAAKRERRRERPREKEGESGQERKTERAAKRERKEESGQERKKGESGQERKKGWRAAKRERKEESGQERKKESGQERKKDESGQERKRRESGQERKKERAAKREE from the coding sequence ATGTCACCTGAGAGAGACAGGAGGAGAGAGCGGCCGACGGAGAGAGAAGGAGAGACAGGAGGAAAGACAGGAGGAAAGACGCAGGAGCAGAGAACAGTCCAGAGAGAAAGAAGGAAAGAGTGGCCAAGAAAGAAAGGAGAGAGCGGCCGACGGAGAGGGAAGGAGAGACAGGAGGAAAGACGCAGGAGCAGAGAACAGTCCagagagaaagaaggagagaGCGGCCaagagagaaagaaggagagagcagccatgagagaaagaaggagagagaGCGGCCaagagagaaagaaggagagaGCGGCCaagagagaaagaaggagagaGCGGCCaagagagaaagaaggagagaGCGGCCAAGAAAGAAAGACGGAGAGAGCGGCCAAGAGAGAAAGAAAGGAGGAGAGCGGCCaagagagaaagaaaggagaGAGCGGCCAAGAGAGAAAGAAAGGATGGAGAGCGGCCAAGAGAGAAAGAAAGGAGGAGAGCGGCCaagagagaaagaaggagagcgGCCAAGAGAGAAAGAAGGATGAGAGCGgccaagagagaaagaggagagagagcggccaagagagaaagaaggagagaGCGGCCAAGAGAGAAGAATGA